Proteins from one Telopea speciosissima isolate NSW1024214 ecotype Mountain lineage chromosome 1, Tspe_v1, whole genome shotgun sequence genomic window:
- the LOC122640071 gene encoding protein TIC 56, chloroplastic, with protein sequence MASINFGWFGENWFQKPQNPVSPFQFVSLNEAHFKKRSQPPNFAFISGSNLFGKRKKSETPRTPGKYKRMLDEFFWECENLPDYRHAPDVEKILNDDPVFEKKENPTEEEIKENAQWWEEFRKSPVVKFLRRVEEIDDKINELELKENESPFRKEDKKLWQALPHVPGLDGRPMPRKAIKTQKESDDKFWDFARQFFFGLWGFRQRPYPPGRPIDVAQAIGYKRLEKRYYDFIMRSGGWFYKDRLGRTRGPLELITLKTAWAGGIIDKDTFIWGEDMDEWAPIGMVYGLEKAIATWEVRLGAGATAFIHKLMKGIPPWVPVKGHEKKTYKQVQKEALESKRRDLAVLEANGGIWPGVRIPSHALFLWASGSELTTILEADHMPNKYISKDLRIQLAKAIPGLRPWEVLSIEQAMDQITYGGEWYREPLGTYTTGPPYIRDWNKDVKHVLNVFLKLNYLVYDKLSATIPGFSSVMEKVHAESLSRQASLREKKAAEKAAQEQDLYSGPSSTL encoded by the exons ATGGCGTCAATTAACTTCGGATGGTTCGGGGAGAACTGGTTTCAGAAGCCCCAAAACCCAGTTTCTCCATTCCAGTTCGTCTCATTGAATGAAGCCCATTTTAAAAAACGCTCTCAACCCCCAAACTTCGCTTTCATAAGCGGTTCGAATCTCTTCGGTAAACGGAAAAAGTCAGAGACTCCCCGAACGCCCGGCAAGTACAAGAGAATGCTCGATGAGTTCTTCTGGGAATGTGAGAACCTCCCCGATTACAGACATGCACCAGACGTGGAGAAGATACTCAATGATGACCCAGTTTTCgagaagaaggagaatcccACTGAAGAAGAGATTAAAGAGAACGCTCAATGGTGGGAGGAGTTCAGGAAGAGCCCCGTTGTTAAGTTCTTGAGAAGGGTTGAAGAGATTGATGACAAAATCAATGAATTGGAGCTTAAAGAGAATGAGTCTCCATTCAGGAAAGAGGACAAGAAGCTCTGGCAGGCCTTGCCCCATGTGCCCGGGTTGGATGGGCGGCCAATGCCTAGAAAAGCAATTAAGACACAGAAAGAGTCGGATGATAAGTTCTGGGATTTTGCGAGGCAATTCTTCTTCGGGCTGTGGGGATTTCGACAGAGGCCATACCCTCCGGGTCGCCCAATCGATGTTGCGCAAGCCATTGGATACAAGCGACTAGAGAAGCGATACTATGACT TTATCATGAGGAGTGGTGGTTGGTTCTACAAAGATCGATTGGGGCGCACAAGAGGACCACTTGAGCTGATTACGCTGAAAACTGCTTGGGCTGGAGGAATAATTGACAAAGACACTTTCATCTGGGGGGAGGACATGGATGAATGGGCACCCATTGGCATGGTATATGGCTTGGAAAAAGCAATTGCTACTTGGGAAG TTCGTCTAGGAGCTGGTGCAACAGCTTTCATTCACAAGCTCATGAAAGGAATACCTCCCTGGGTTCCAGTGAAGGGGCATGAGAAGAAGACTTATAAGCAGGTTCAAAAAGAGGCACTTGAGAGCAAGAGACGTGATTTAGCAGTACTTGAAGCAAATGGTGGTATTTGGCCTGGAGTTAGGATCCCCAGTCATGCCTTGTTTCTTTGGGCAAGTGGATCAGAACTTACCACGATATTAGAAGCTGACCATATGCCTAACAAATACATCTCTAAAGATCTTAG GATTCAATTGGCTAAAGCTATTCCTGGTTTAAGACCATGGGAGGTTCTAAGCATTGAACAAGCGATGGATCAAATAACATATGGTGGGGAGTGGTATCGTGAACCACTTGGGACATACACAACAGGTCCTCCATACATCAGGGACTGGAATAAGGATGTTAAG CACGTACTTAATGTTTTCTTGAAGCTGAACTACCTAGTCTATGACAAACTATCGGCAACCATTCCAGGTTTTAGTTCTGTAATGGAAAAAGTCCACGCAGAGTCTTTGTCTAGACAGGCCTCACTACGGGAGAAAAAAGCTGCAGAGAAGGCGGCTCAGGAACAGGACTTGTATTCCGGGCCTTCATCAACTTTATAG
- the LOC122640080 gene encoding protein MID1-COMPLEMENTING ACTIVITY 1-like isoform X1, which produces MENVAQAVGVDAVGLISMIVTAARNVKTHRKNCEKMARHVKMIRNLLEKLKSTDLRKFPATGEPLEQLEDALRKALDLVESCRERSYLYLLAMGWSIVYQFRQVQTEIDRYLKLVPLISLVHGYRIQPQDHLQAIEDDNRNYTLDEDDAEAQGAVLKSDLTNEDAKILEKSLSRRYPHLEFSEALQEEKNKLHVELQRSQTVNNIQECTVIQHLIEVTENVINVFPEKDGTKHRQITCTGPGNGSTPKTSTKSRDLKSECHSKSEWQTDLFDCCIEPRLCVKTCFCPCATFVSIANVASRGKISKGQACHDLMAYSFVLGCCCYTCCMRGKLRKLFYIKGGPCDDFLSHVMCCCCALIQEWHEIELRSHDGYQGKNLSPPPFQDMKP; this is translated from the exons ATGGAGAACGTAGCACAGGCGGTAGGAGTGGACGCAGTGGGTCTAATATCGATGATCGTAACGGCCGCCAGGAACGTCAAGACGCATCGGAAGAACTGCGAGAAAATGGCACGGCATGTGAAGATGATCAGGAACTTGCTGGAGAAGCTTAAGTCTACGGACCTCAGGAAGTTTCCGGCAACCGGAGAACCACTGGAGCAACTAGAGGATGCACTCAGGAAAGCGCTCGATCTTGTGGAGAGTTGCAGAGAGAGGAGTTACCTGTACCTGTTGGCCATGGGATGGAGTATAGTATATCAGTTCCGTCAAGTTCAGACCGAGATCGATCGCTACCTCAAGCTCGTCCCTTTGATCTCGCTCGTCCACGGTTACCGCATtcag CCACAGGATCATTTGCAAGCTATCGAAGATGACAATCGAAATTACACTTTAGATGAAGATGATGCAGAGGCTCAAGGGGCTGTGTTGAAGTCTGATCTTACCAATGAAGATGCAAAAAttttggagaagtctctctCGCGCCGGTATCCTCACTTAGAATTCAGTGAGGCTCTTCAGGAGGAAAAGAATAAGTTACACGTTGAGTTGCAGAGGTCACAAACTGTCAACAATATCCAAGAGTGCACTGTGATTCAACATCTCATTGAGGTTACAGAGAACGTTATTAATGTGTTTCCTGAAAAGGATGGGACTAAACACCGACAAATTACTTGCACTGGACCAGG GAATGGATCTACGCCAAAAACCAGTACCAAGTCTCGTGACTTGAAATCAGAATGTCACAGCAAATCCGAGTGGCAAACTGATCTTTTTGATTGTTGCATTGAGCCTCGTCTAT GCGTGAAGACTTGCTTCTGTCCATGTGCCACCTTTGTATCAATAGCAAATGTGGCATCGAGAGGAAAAATTT CTAAAGGACAAGCATGCCATGACCTGATGGCTTACTCCTTTGTACTTGGATGTTGCTGTTATACTTGTTGCATGAGAGGAAAACTTAGGAAACTATTTTATATAAAG GGAGGCCCATGTGATGACTTTTTAAGTCATGTCATGTGTTGCTGTTGTGCGCTGATTCAAGAGTGGCATGAGATTGAACTCAGAAGCCACGACG GTTACCAGGGGAAGAATTTGAGCCCTCCACCGTTTCAGGATATGAAGCCTTAA
- the LOC122640080 gene encoding protein MID1-COMPLEMENTING ACTIVITY 1-like isoform X2, with translation MENVAQAVGVDAVGLISMIVTAARNVKTHRKNCEKMARHVKMIRNLLEKLKSTDLRKFPATGEPLEQLEDALRKALDLVESCRERSYLYLLAMGWSIVYQFRQVQTEIDRYLKLVPLISLVHGYRIQPQDHLQAIEDDNRNYTLDEDDAEAQGAVLKSDLTNEDAKILEKSLSRRYPHLEFSEALQEEKNKLHVELQRSQTVNNIQECTVIQHLIEVTENVINVFPEKDGTKHRQITCTGPGNGSTPKTSTKSRDLKSECHSKSEWQTDLFDCCIEPRLCVKTCFCPCATFVSIANVASRGKISKGQACHDLMAYSFVLGCCCYTCCMRGKLRKLFYIKGGPCDDFLSHVMCCCCALIQEWHEIELRNSQGYQGKNLSPPPFQDMKP, from the exons ATGGAGAACGTAGCACAGGCGGTAGGAGTGGACGCAGTGGGTCTAATATCGATGATCGTAACGGCCGCCAGGAACGTCAAGACGCATCGGAAGAACTGCGAGAAAATGGCACGGCATGTGAAGATGATCAGGAACTTGCTGGAGAAGCTTAAGTCTACGGACCTCAGGAAGTTTCCGGCAACCGGAGAACCACTGGAGCAACTAGAGGATGCACTCAGGAAAGCGCTCGATCTTGTGGAGAGTTGCAGAGAGAGGAGTTACCTGTACCTGTTGGCCATGGGATGGAGTATAGTATATCAGTTCCGTCAAGTTCAGACCGAGATCGATCGCTACCTCAAGCTCGTCCCTTTGATCTCGCTCGTCCACGGTTACCGCATtcag CCACAGGATCATTTGCAAGCTATCGAAGATGACAATCGAAATTACACTTTAGATGAAGATGATGCAGAGGCTCAAGGGGCTGTGTTGAAGTCTGATCTTACCAATGAAGATGCAAAAAttttggagaagtctctctCGCGCCGGTATCCTCACTTAGAATTCAGTGAGGCTCTTCAGGAGGAAAAGAATAAGTTACACGTTGAGTTGCAGAGGTCACAAACTGTCAACAATATCCAAGAGTGCACTGTGATTCAACATCTCATTGAGGTTACAGAGAACGTTATTAATGTGTTTCCTGAAAAGGATGGGACTAAACACCGACAAATTACTTGCACTGGACCAGG GAATGGATCTACGCCAAAAACCAGTACCAAGTCTCGTGACTTGAAATCAGAATGTCACAGCAAATCCGAGTGGCAAACTGATCTTTTTGATTGTTGCATTGAGCCTCGTCTAT GCGTGAAGACTTGCTTCTGTCCATGTGCCACCTTTGTATCAATAGCAAATGTGGCATCGAGAGGAAAAATTT CTAAAGGACAAGCATGCCATGACCTGATGGCTTACTCCTTTGTACTTGGATGTTGCTGTTATACTTGTTGCATGAGAGGAAAACTTAGGAAACTATTTTATATAAAG GGAGGCCCATGTGATGACTTTTTAAGTCATGTCATGTGTTGCTGTTGTGCGCTGATTCAAGAGTGGCATGAGATTGAACTCAGA AACTCTCA AGGTTACCAGGGGAAGAATTTGAGCCCTCCACCGTTTCAGGATATGAAGCCTTAA
- the LOC122640080 gene encoding protein MID1-COMPLEMENTING ACTIVITY 1-like isoform X4 — translation MENVAQAVGVDAVGLISMIVTAARNVKTHRKNCEKMARHVKMIRNLLEKLKSTDLRKFPATGEPLEQLEDALRKALDLVESCRERSYLYLLAMGWSIVYQFRQVQTEIDRYLKLVPLISLVHGYRIQPQDHLQAIEDDNRNYTLDEDDAEAQGAVLKSDLTNEDAKILEKSLSRRYPHLEFSEALQEEKNKLHVELQRSQTVNNIQECTVIQHLIEVTENVINVFPEKDGTKHRQITKSRDLKSECHSKSEWQTDLFDCCIEPRLCVKTCFCPCATFVSIANVASRGKISKGQACHDLMAYSFVLGCCCYTCCMRGKLRKLFYIKGGPCDDFLSHVMCCCCALIQEWHEIELRSHDGYQGKNLSPPPFQDMKP, via the exons ATGGAGAACGTAGCACAGGCGGTAGGAGTGGACGCAGTGGGTCTAATATCGATGATCGTAACGGCCGCCAGGAACGTCAAGACGCATCGGAAGAACTGCGAGAAAATGGCACGGCATGTGAAGATGATCAGGAACTTGCTGGAGAAGCTTAAGTCTACGGACCTCAGGAAGTTTCCGGCAACCGGAGAACCACTGGAGCAACTAGAGGATGCACTCAGGAAAGCGCTCGATCTTGTGGAGAGTTGCAGAGAGAGGAGTTACCTGTACCTGTTGGCCATGGGATGGAGTATAGTATATCAGTTCCGTCAAGTTCAGACCGAGATCGATCGCTACCTCAAGCTCGTCCCTTTGATCTCGCTCGTCCACGGTTACCGCATtcag CCACAGGATCATTTGCAAGCTATCGAAGATGACAATCGAAATTACACTTTAGATGAAGATGATGCAGAGGCTCAAGGGGCTGTGTTGAAGTCTGATCTTACCAATGAAGATGCAAAAAttttggagaagtctctctCGCGCCGGTATCCTCACTTAGAATTCAGTGAGGCTCTTCAGGAGGAAAAGAATAAGTTACACGTTGAGTTGCAGAGGTCACAAACTGTCAACAATATCCAAGAGTGCACTGTGATTCAACATCTCATTGAGGTTACAGAGAACGTTATTAATGTGTTTCCTGAAAAGGATGGGACTAAACACCGACAAAT TACCAAGTCTCGTGACTTGAAATCAGAATGTCACAGCAAATCCGAGTGGCAAACTGATCTTTTTGATTGTTGCATTGAGCCTCGTCTAT GCGTGAAGACTTGCTTCTGTCCATGTGCCACCTTTGTATCAATAGCAAATGTGGCATCGAGAGGAAAAATTT CTAAAGGACAAGCATGCCATGACCTGATGGCTTACTCCTTTGTACTTGGATGTTGCTGTTATACTTGTTGCATGAGAGGAAAACTTAGGAAACTATTTTATATAAAG GGAGGCCCATGTGATGACTTTTTAAGTCATGTCATGTGTTGCTGTTGTGCGCTGATTCAAGAGTGGCATGAGATTGAACTCAGAAGCCACGACG GTTACCAGGGGAAGAATTTGAGCCCTCCACCGTTTCAGGATATGAAGCCTTAA
- the LOC122640080 gene encoding protein MID1-COMPLEMENTING ACTIVITY 1-like isoform X3: protein MENVAQAVGVDAVGLISMIVTAARNVKTHRKNCEKMARHVKMIRNLLEKLKSTDLRKFPATGEPLEQLEDALRKALDLVESCRERSYLYLLAMGWSIVYQFRQVQTEIDRYLKLVPLISLVHGYRIQDHLQAIEDDNRNYTLDEDDAEAQGAVLKSDLTNEDAKILEKSLSRRYPHLEFSEALQEEKNKLHVELQRSQTVNNIQECTVIQHLIEVTENVINVFPEKDGTKHRQITCTGPGNGSTPKTSTKSRDLKSECHSKSEWQTDLFDCCIEPRLCVKTCFCPCATFVSIANVASRGKISKGQACHDLMAYSFVLGCCCYTCCMRGKLRKLFYIKGGPCDDFLSHVMCCCCALIQEWHEIELRSHDGYQGKNLSPPPFQDMKP, encoded by the exons ATGGAGAACGTAGCACAGGCGGTAGGAGTGGACGCAGTGGGTCTAATATCGATGATCGTAACGGCCGCCAGGAACGTCAAGACGCATCGGAAGAACTGCGAGAAAATGGCACGGCATGTGAAGATGATCAGGAACTTGCTGGAGAAGCTTAAGTCTACGGACCTCAGGAAGTTTCCGGCAACCGGAGAACCACTGGAGCAACTAGAGGATGCACTCAGGAAAGCGCTCGATCTTGTGGAGAGTTGCAGAGAGAGGAGTTACCTGTACCTGTTGGCCATGGGATGGAGTATAGTATATCAGTTCCGTCAAGTTCAGACCGAGATCGATCGCTACCTCAAGCTCGTCCCTTTGATCTCGCTCGTCCACGGTTACCGCATtcag GATCATTTGCAAGCTATCGAAGATGACAATCGAAATTACACTTTAGATGAAGATGATGCAGAGGCTCAAGGGGCTGTGTTGAAGTCTGATCTTACCAATGAAGATGCAAAAAttttggagaagtctctctCGCGCCGGTATCCTCACTTAGAATTCAGTGAGGCTCTTCAGGAGGAAAAGAATAAGTTACACGTTGAGTTGCAGAGGTCACAAACTGTCAACAATATCCAAGAGTGCACTGTGATTCAACATCTCATTGAGGTTACAGAGAACGTTATTAATGTGTTTCCTGAAAAGGATGGGACTAAACACCGACAAATTACTTGCACTGGACCAGG GAATGGATCTACGCCAAAAACCAGTACCAAGTCTCGTGACTTGAAATCAGAATGTCACAGCAAATCCGAGTGGCAAACTGATCTTTTTGATTGTTGCATTGAGCCTCGTCTAT GCGTGAAGACTTGCTTCTGTCCATGTGCCACCTTTGTATCAATAGCAAATGTGGCATCGAGAGGAAAAATTT CTAAAGGACAAGCATGCCATGACCTGATGGCTTACTCCTTTGTACTTGGATGTTGCTGTTATACTTGTTGCATGAGAGGAAAACTTAGGAAACTATTTTATATAAAG GGAGGCCCATGTGATGACTTTTTAAGTCATGTCATGTGTTGCTGTTGTGCGCTGATTCAAGAGTGGCATGAGATTGAACTCAGAAGCCACGACG GTTACCAGGGGAAGAATTTGAGCCCTCCACCGTTTCAGGATATGAAGCCTTAA